One stretch of Balneola sp. MJW-20 DNA includes these proteins:
- the accC gene encoding acetyl-CoA carboxylase biotin carboxylase subunit produces MNSIKKILVANRGEIALRVIHTCKELGIKSVAVYSRPDAHSPHVIHADESVFIGEAASSESYLVMDKIINAAKKTGADAIHPGYGFLSENAAFSARCEEEGIIFIGPKPHAIEVMGDKTAAREAVTKAGIPTPPGLKSELNDLEEASQIADEIGYPILVKAAAGGGGKGMRIVHKKDEFESSIKAAKSEARNAFGDDRVYIEKYLEEPRHVEFQIIADMHGNVFHVYDRECSVQRRHQKVIEEAPCPILTDELRTEMSEAAIKAAKAVDYIGAGTIEFLVDKHMNFYFLEMNTRLQVEHPVTEMITNTDLVALQIHVAEGKELPFKQEDLKINGHAIECRIYAEDPADNFLPSTGKLIKHRVPTGSGIRVDSGVEEGQSVTINYDPMISKLTVHAPSREEAIGRMLRALDEYEIAGCKTTIPFCEFTLRHPAFVEAKYDTHFVQDHFTPDNMYEEDNELAVILAGALLKTAEQHENASGKSIDKNSSAYTQWWKNRR; encoded by the coding sequence ATGAATTCCATAAAAAAGATCTTAGTCGCTAACAGGGGAGAGATTGCCCTCAGAGTTATTCATACCTGTAAAGAACTGGGAATAAAATCAGTAGCCGTTTATTCGCGCCCTGACGCTCACTCACCACATGTAATTCATGCCGATGAATCTGTTTTTATCGGTGAAGCCGCATCATCTGAAAGTTATCTGGTCATGGATAAGATCATCAATGCAGCTAAGAAAACAGGTGCAGATGCTATTCACCCCGGATATGGATTTTTAAGTGAGAATGCAGCATTCTCTGCTCGTTGTGAGGAAGAAGGCATCATCTTCATTGGTCCTAAGCCACATGCAATTGAAGTGATGGGGGATAAGACCGCAGCACGTGAAGCAGTTACCAAAGCGGGTATTCCTACTCCTCCCGGACTTAAAAGTGAATTGAATGATCTGGAAGAAGCTTCGCAGATAGCCGATGAGATCGGATATCCCATACTGGTGAAAGCAGCTGCCGGTGGCGGTGGTAAGGGTATGAGAATTGTACATAAAAAGGATGAGTTTGAATCCAGCATAAAAGCGGCAAAGTCGGAAGCCAGAAATGCCTTTGGAGATGACCGGGTATATATTGAAAAGTACCTTGAAGAACCCCGGCATGTCGAGTTTCAGATCATTGCGGATATGCATGGAAATGTATTCCATGTTTATGACCGTGAATGCTCAGTTCAGCGCAGACATCAGAAAGTGATAGAAGAGGCTCCGTGTCCGATTCTTACAGATGAACTCCGTACAGAGATGTCTGAGGCAGCGATCAAAGCGGCCAAAGCAGTAGATTATATCGGGGCCGGCACCATTGAGTTCCTGGTTGATAAGCATATGAATTTCTATTTCCTGGAAATGAATACACGCCTTCAGGTAGAGCATCCGGTTACCGAAATGATCACCAATACTGATCTGGTTGCACTTCAGATCCATGTTGCAGAGGGTAAAGAGCTTCCGTTCAAGCAGGAAGATCTTAAGATCAACGGTCATGCAATCGAATGCCGGATTTACGCGGAAGACCCGGCTGATAATTTCCTTCCCAGTACCGGAAAACTTATTAAACACCGTGTACCAACCGGTTCCGGTATCCGGGTTGATTCCGGGGTAGAGGAAGGGCAGAGTGTTACCATTAATTATGATCCGATGATATCAAAGCTGACCGTGCATGCCCCCAGCCGCGAAGAAGCGATAGGCAGAATGCTCAGAGCTTTGGATGAATACGAGATCGCGGGTTGTAAGACCACCATTCCTTTTTGTGAATTTACACTGCGCCACCCGGCGTTTGTGGAGGCTAAATATGATACCCATTTTGTACAGGATCACTTCACCCCTGATAACATGTATGAGGAAGACAATGAGCTTGCGGTGATACTGGCAGGGGCACTTCTGAAAACGGCGGAACAACATGAGAACGCTTCAGGGAAATCAATCGATAAGAATTCCTCTGCATACACACAATGGTGGAAAAACAGAAGGTAG
- the murQ gene encoding N-acetylmuramic acid 6-phosphate etherase, whose translation MSDSSKKDLFDKLQDLKTEKRNPLSGNIDLADPKEIARIINDEDKKVAQAVGNKIDEIAGVIDLVSQSLSAGGRLLYFGAGTSGRLGVLDAAECPPTFGSKPEQIQGFIAGGKEAMFVAQEGAEDHEINGVRDIVKAMAAPPDVVCGLAASGRTPYVHGAIKEAASRGCVTVFVTTVPAEQIDIEVDHLIDVPVGPEVIMGSTRMKSATAQKMILNMITTGAMIRRGKIYENVMVDLMLTNEKLVERAKRIIMTFTGLDYETAQTLLEKSDGHVKTALLMGLGNISKEEARTLLNESGGFVREAFIKLKGHAK comes from the coding sequence ATGTCTGATTCTTCTAAAAAGGATCTCTTTGACAAATTACAAGACCTCAAAACAGAAAAAAGAAATCCTCTTTCCGGCAATATAGATCTCGCTGATCCAAAGGAGATAGCCCGCATCATAAATGATGAGGATAAAAAAGTTGCCCAGGCTGTGGGGAATAAAATTGACGAGATCGCAGGAGTTATCGACCTGGTCAGTCAAAGCCTGAGCGCGGGGGGCCGGTTGCTTTATTTTGGAGCCGGGACCAGCGGGAGACTTGGCGTATTAGATGCAGCTGAATGTCCGCCCACTTTCGGTAGTAAACCCGAACAGATCCAGGGATTCATCGCCGGAGGTAAGGAGGCTATGTTTGTAGCGCAGGAAGGTGCCGAAGATCATGAAATTAACGGGGTCAGAGACATTGTAAAAGCGATGGCAGCCCCGCCGGACGTGGTATGCGGGCTCGCAGCAAGCGGTAGAACGCCTTATGTGCACGGAGCAATAAAAGAAGCAGCAAGTAGGGGATGTGTCACTGTGTTTGTAACCACTGTGCCTGCAGAACAGATCGATATAGAGGTGGATCATCTCATTGATGTTCCCGTTGGCCCTGAGGTGATCATGGGGTCTACGCGTATGAAAAGTGCCACCGCACAGAAAATGATCCTGAATATGATCACAACCGGAGCGATGATCAGGAGGGGCAAGATCTACGAAAATGTAATGGTAGATCTGATGCTGACCAATGAGAAACTGGTTGAAAGAGCAAAACGAATCATCATGACTTTTACCGGGCTCGATTATGAAACGGCACAGACCTTACTTGAAAAAAGCGACGGACATGTGAAAACAGCCCTGCTAATGGGGCTTGGAAATATCAGCAAAGAAGAAGCCAGAACATTACTGAATGAATCCGGGGGATTTGTGAGAGAAGCATTCATCAAATTAAAAGGCCATGCTAAGTAG
- a CDS encoding lysophospholipid acyltransferase family protein, which yields MLSRIFSFFAWIWFCVLFLIFFFLIAVTFLITFPFDKYRKAPNYVLSYLGLGLIRTSPGWKIEMDGLDKYDRGTPTIFIANHQSFLDMALLYQLPWQMKWVSKRSLAFIPIMGWMVWLTGQLTINRTSKSAIRKLDNLVQPLKDGIPVMIFPEGTRSLDGKMKHFKNGAFLLAKEHNFMLQPMVIDGGYKAMPSGSKVLNPKASFRVRVMDPIDPTKFNDMRSLKDHCHAIMEKELKEIRSN from the coding sequence ATGCTAAGTAGAATATTCAGTTTTTTTGCCTGGATCTGGTTTTGTGTTCTTTTCCTGATATTTTTCTTTCTGATCGCAGTTACCTTCCTGATAACCTTCCCATTTGATAAATACAGGAAGGCCCCAAATTATGTACTTTCTTATCTGGGACTTGGCCTGATAAGAACAAGTCCGGGATGGAAGATAGAAATGGATGGGCTGGATAAATACGACAGAGGAACACCTACCATCTTTATTGCCAATCATCAGAGTTTTCTGGATATGGCATTACTGTACCAGCTACCATGGCAGATGAAATGGGTATCAAAAAGAAGTCTTGCATTCATTCCTATTATGGGATGGATGGTCTGGCTTACGGGTCAGCTTACCATTAACAGAACTAGTAAATCTGCAATCCGTAAGCTGGATAACCTGGTACAGCCCCTGAAAGATGGTATACCGGTAATGATCTTTCCGGAAGGAACAAGATCTTTGGACGGAAAAATGAAGCATTTCAAGAACGGCGCCTTTTTATTGGCAAAAGAGCATAATTTTATGCTTCAACCTATGGTTATAGATGGCGGATATAAGGCAATGCCTTCCGGCTCTAAGGTCCTGAACCCCAAAGCCAGCTTCCGTGTTCGTGTTATGGATCCTATTGATCCAACAAAATTTAATGACATGCGTAGCCTTAAAGACCATTGTCATGCCATCATGGAGAAAGAATTAAAAGAAATACGATCAAATTGA